A window from Streptomyces sp. NBC_00299 encodes these proteins:
- a CDS encoding pyroglutamyl peptidase, translating to MNSIRVRIGVLSVAVLAGLSAPTTGAAAAQSAPAPTVEEQRLDKAVPQEILRRSGFDAAAAEFADDLAGARSYAQAHRVVTREGSALWRRAVDRAQGRGPAGGDLSRDDDRPLYWARLSMTRDVRTWEPEFGLSDVQRGALIGALERVSRGQTDIPHTAGAAGAGMKRILVTGFDPFTLDRDIRISNPSGATALALDGAVIETADGPARVETAMFPVRWQDFADGTVERALRPHLKQVDLFTTVSQGRVGRFDVERTNGAWRGGFQDNDNIGRTETIPVADPASQPQWTTTTLPYREIVAANTGRFPVYDNTSVTEIPAGGTTAVVRPDGPTPGSTARAGGGGDYLSNEIAYRATLLRDRLGLHDSLPGGHVHTPVLQFGAGNTDPASGAVTDPEFVRNRLDIIAQVRAILAAAVEATESS from the coding sequence TTGAATTCCATACGTGTTCGGATCGGCGTCCTCTCAGTGGCCGTGCTGGCCGGACTCTCGGCTCCCACGACAGGAGCTGCCGCCGCCCAGTCCGCGCCGGCGCCGACCGTCGAGGAACAGCGCCTCGACAAGGCCGTACCCCAGGAGATCCTGCGGCGCTCCGGATTCGACGCCGCGGCGGCGGAGTTCGCCGACGACCTGGCCGGCGCGCGTTCCTACGCGCAGGCCCACCGGGTCGTCACACGCGAGGGGTCGGCGCTGTGGCGCAGGGCGGTGGACCGGGCGCAGGGGCGCGGTCCGGCGGGCGGCGATCTGAGCCGGGACGACGATCGGCCGCTGTACTGGGCGCGGTTGTCGATGACGCGGGACGTGCGGACGTGGGAGCCGGAGTTCGGGCTGAGCGACGTCCAGCGGGGTGCTCTCATCGGCGCGTTGGAGCGGGTCTCGCGTGGCCAGACCGACATTCCCCATACGGCCGGTGCGGCCGGGGCTGGCATGAAGCGGATCCTCGTCACCGGGTTCGACCCGTTCACGCTCGACCGGGACATCCGTATCTCCAATCCGTCCGGCGCCACCGCGCTCGCCCTCGACGGCGCGGTGATCGAGACCGCGGACGGGCCGGCCCGGGTGGAGACCGCCATGTTCCCGGTGCGGTGGCAGGACTTCGCGGACGGGACGGTGGAGCGGGCGCTGCGGCCGCATCTGAAGCAGGTCGATCTGTTCACGACCGTGAGCCAGGGGCGCGTCGGGCGGTTCGACGTCGAGCGGACCAACGGGGCCTGGCGGGGCGGCTTCCAGGACAACGACAACATCGGGCGGACCGAGACGATCCCCGTGGCCGATCCGGCCTCGCAGCCGCAGTGGACCACGACGACGCTGCCGTACCGGGAGATCGTCGCCGCGAACACGGGGCGGTTCCCCGTGTACGACAACACGAGCGTGACCGAGATCCCGGCGGGCGGCACGACGGCGGTGGTACGGCCGGACGGACCGACTCCGGGCTCCACCGCGCGGGCCGGCGGCGGCGGGGACTACCTCTCCAACGAGATCGCCTACCGGGCGACGCTGCTCCGGGACCGGCTCGGGCTGCACGACTCGCTGCCGGGCGGGCATGTGCACACGCCGGTGCTGCAGTTCGGGGCGGGCAACACGGATCCGGCGTCGGGGGCGGTGACTGATCCGGAGTTCGTGCGGAACCGGCTGGACATCATCGCGCAGGTGCGGGCGATTTTGGCGGCCGCGGTGGAGGCGACGGAGAGTTCGTAG
- a CDS encoding LysR family transcriptional regulator — MAAMPKQHEHQQETQLEFPEVSSVWLRAFLEVARLGSFTGAARTLGWTQSAVSRQISTLEGALGGAPLFDRLPRGVRLTEAGRVLVPYAEAITESLHGAVRELAALREVAGGRLRFGAFATADAGLVPQALAAFRAAHPRVRVTREEGFTPALLDRLTAGHLDLAVVSTTGRAPLEAYELHHLLDESLYVAVPAGHPLAGSEPVRLGRLADAEWISGSSRPEGTLLDVALRQGFQPHVAHVVGEWTAKQGYVAAGLGVALVPALAAASVRPDVRLVPVLDEGGPARAVYAATVRGRSPVPAAEAFVGALREAAVSVGVPARATA; from the coding sequence ATGGCTGCCATGCCGAAACAGCATGAGCACCAGCAGGAGACTCAGCTTGAGTTCCCCGAGGTCTCCAGTGTGTGGCTGAGGGCGTTCCTGGAGGTCGCCCGGCTCGGTTCCTTCACCGGCGCCGCCCGGACCCTCGGGTGGACGCAGTCGGCGGTGTCCCGCCAGATCTCCACGCTGGAAGGGGCCCTGGGCGGGGCCCCGCTCTTCGACCGGCTTCCGCGGGGCGTGCGGCTCACCGAGGCCGGGCGGGTTCTCGTGCCGTATGCCGAGGCGATCACGGAGTCGTTGCACGGGGCCGTGCGGGAGCTGGCCGCGCTGCGTGAAGTGGCGGGCGGACGGCTGCGGTTCGGTGCCTTCGCCACGGCCGACGCGGGGCTGGTGCCGCAGGCGCTGGCCGCCTTCCGCGCCGCGCACCCCCGCGTTCGGGTCACCCGCGAGGAGGGCTTCACCCCGGCCCTCCTGGACCGGCTCACCGCGGGCCACCTCGACCTCGCGGTCGTCTCGACCACGGGCCGCGCCCCGCTGGAGGCGTACGAACTCCACCACCTCCTCGACGAGTCCCTGTACGTCGCCGTCCCCGCCGGTCATCCGCTGGCCGGCAGCGAACCCGTCCGGCTCGGCCGGCTCGCCGACGCCGAATGGATCTCCGGCAGCTCCCGCCCCGAGGGCACCCTCCTCGACGTGGCCCTGCGGCAGGGCTTTCAGCCACATGTCGCGCACGTCGTCGGCGAGTGGACCGCCAAGCAGGGGTACGTCGCCGCCGGCCTCGGAGTGGCGCTGGTCCCGGCGCTGGCCGCGGCGTCCGTGCGCCCGGACGTCCGGCTGGTACCGGTGCTCGACGAGGGCGGGCCGGCGCGTGCGGTGTACGCGGCGACGGTGCGAGGGCGGTCGCCGGTGCCGGCTGCGGAGGCGTTCGTGGGGGCGCTGCGGGAGGCGGCGGTGTCGGTGGGGGTGCCGGCGCGCGCCACGGCGTAG
- a CDS encoding RidA family protein yields the protein MQITVDNPPSAPQPLSPYYSQVARVEHADGSALLFLSGQIAEGATVAEQTRGIFETIAALLEAHGATLADVINIRTCLTDIGTLDEYGTVRRQFLAGTPPTSMTFEVPRLFRPQARVEVEVVAALSPRPRPAG from the coding sequence ATGCAGATCACCGTCGACAACCCGCCCTCCGCACCCCAGCCCCTGAGCCCGTACTACTCCCAGGTCGCCCGCGTCGAACACGCCGACGGCAGCGCGCTGTTGTTCCTCTCCGGGCAGATCGCCGAGGGCGCCACGGTCGCCGAGCAGACCCGCGGCATCTTCGAGACCATCGCCGCCCTGCTCGAGGCCCATGGCGCCACGCTGGCGGACGTCATCAACATCCGCACCTGTCTCACCGACATCGGCACCCTGGACGAATACGGCACCGTACGGCGGCAGTTCCTCGCCGGCACCCCGCCCACCAGCATGACCTTCGAGGTGCCGAGGCTGTTCAGGCCTCAGGCCCGCGTGGAGGTCGAGGTCGTCGCCGCCCTCAGTCCGCGTCCTCGCCCAGCAGGCTGA
- a CDS encoding TetR/AcrR family transcriptional regulator, whose product MPYGDAMNARVRSEERRAEIVRAALEVIAERGYRGASLAAVAERVGLTQQGLLHYFPTKDALLVAVLQERDQWDAVPDTRWRVDLLASLVEYNAMRPGIIQTFSALLGESVTDGHPAREYFSERYTRVRASMAEVLRVEYGDRLPNGLTPERTAPLLVAVMDGLQYQWLLDPESVDMPGAFRDFLSLLGEDAD is encoded by the coding sequence ATGCCGTACGGTGACGCCATGAACGCCAGGGTCAGAAGCGAGGAGCGCCGCGCCGAAATCGTCCGGGCGGCCCTGGAGGTGATCGCCGAGCGCGGTTACCGGGGGGCGAGCCTCGCCGCGGTGGCCGAGCGGGTCGGGCTCACCCAGCAGGGGCTGCTGCACTACTTCCCGACCAAGGACGCGCTGCTCGTCGCGGTGCTCCAGGAGCGGGACCAGTGGGACGCCGTACCCGACACGCGGTGGCGCGTCGACCTGCTCGCCTCGCTCGTCGAGTACAACGCGATGCGGCCCGGCATCATCCAGACCTTCTCGGCGCTGCTCGGCGAGAGCGTGACCGACGGGCATCCCGCGCGCGAGTACTTCTCCGAGCGCTACACGCGCGTGCGGGCGAGCATGGCGGAGGTCCTGCGCGTCGAGTACGGCGACCGGCTGCCGAACGGGCTGACACCGGAGCGTACGGCGCCCCTGCTGGTCGCCGTCATGGACGGGTTGCAGTACCAGTGGCTCCTGGACCCGGAGTCGGTGGACATGCCGGGCGCGTTCCGCGACTTCCTCAGCCTGCTGGGCGAGGACGCGGACTGA
- a CDS encoding beta-glucosidase family protein: protein MAGTRTQADEAREAAVEAALAALDLDAKARLLSGQDTWTLPALPEIGLKSLVMSDGPIGVRGVHWTADDPSVALPSPTALAATWDPDLARRAGTLLAQEARRKGVHVLLAPTVNLHRSPLGGRHFEAYSEDPYLTGTIGAGYVNGVQSGGVGTTVKHFVANDAETERFTVNNLVSERALRELYLAPFEIIVENAHPWGIMTAYNTVNGTTMSEHQYLVNEVLRGEWGFDGYNVSDWMAARSTVGAIEGGLDVAMPGPQTVYGEPLAQAVRDGKVTEAKVDDAVRNVLRLAARVGILDGAEPVVTQYPESVDGPGLAREIARRSFVLVRNQGDALPLRPNATVALIGAAARDARVLGGGSATVFPDRIVSPLDGLTAALPEGTLAYAVGADPNTELGIADKGFELRAVCRDADGNVIGTGSAPNGHIQWMGGDLPEGVTHETLRTVELTGTFTPRDTGPHTFGIKGIGAFKLTIDGTTYYDDVERPAKADPFAAFFGAPVPRAQPELTAGAPVEVSLTHVVEFPEGAPLRVVGFTLAHQEPQRDPDELIAEAVEAARTADTAVVVVATTDRVESEGFDRTDLTLPGHQDDLVRAVAAANPNTVVVVNSGSPVELPWREDVAAVLLGWFPGQEAGAALADVLTGAHEPGGRLPTTWGSLTDAPVTQVVPSAGELPYDEGVFIGYRAWEKEGRVPSYPFGHGLGYTEWTYESVKVEGTTVTVRLRNSGERAGREVVQVYLAPAEPGTDRPARGLAGFAGVAAGPGETAEAVIELPRRAFEMWDEQTNSWTFVKGSYEIQVGRSIADRRVTATINV from the coding sequence ATGGCGGGAACCCGTACGCAGGCCGACGAAGCACGCGAGGCGGCCGTCGAGGCCGCCCTCGCCGCGCTCGACCTCGACGCGAAGGCGCGGCTGCTCTCCGGCCAGGACACCTGGACCCTGCCCGCGCTGCCCGAGATCGGCCTGAAGTCCCTCGTCATGTCCGACGGCCCGATCGGTGTGCGGGGCGTGCACTGGACCGCCGACGACCCGTCCGTCGCGCTGCCCTCGCCCACCGCCCTCGCCGCCACCTGGGACCCGGACCTCGCCCGCCGCGCCGGCACCCTCCTCGCCCAGGAGGCCCGCCGCAAGGGCGTCCACGTGCTGCTCGCCCCCACCGTCAACCTCCACCGCTCCCCGCTCGGCGGCCGCCACTTCGAGGCGTACAGCGAGGACCCGTACCTGACGGGGACCATCGGCGCGGGCTATGTGAACGGCGTCCAGTCCGGCGGCGTCGGCACCACCGTGAAGCACTTCGTCGCCAACGACGCCGAGACCGAGCGCTTCACCGTCAACAACCTCGTCTCCGAACGCGCCCTGCGCGAGCTGTATCTGGCGCCCTTCGAGATCATCGTCGAAAACGCCCACCCCTGGGGCATCATGACCGCCTACAACACGGTCAACGGCACGACGATGAGCGAGCACCAGTACCTCGTGAACGAAGTCCTGCGCGGGGAATGGGGCTTCGACGGCTACAACGTCTCCGACTGGATGGCCGCCCGGTCCACCGTCGGCGCCATCGAGGGCGGCCTCGACGTCGCCATGCCCGGCCCGCAGACCGTGTACGGCGAGCCCCTCGCCCAGGCCGTACGGGACGGGAAGGTGACCGAGGCCAAGGTCGACGACGCCGTGCGCAACGTCCTGCGGCTCGCCGCCCGTGTCGGCATCCTCGACGGTGCCGAGCCCGTCGTCACCCAGTACCCCGAGAGCGTCGACGGCCCCGGACTCGCCCGCGAGATCGCCCGCCGCTCCTTCGTCCTGGTCCGCAACCAGGGCGACGCCCTCCCGCTGCGGCCGAACGCCACCGTCGCGCTGATCGGCGCCGCAGCCCGGGACGCCCGGGTCCTGGGCGGCGGCTCCGCCACCGTCTTCCCCGACCGGATCGTCTCCCCGCTCGACGGCCTCACCGCCGCCCTCCCCGAGGGCACCCTCGCCTACGCCGTCGGCGCCGACCCGAACACCGAACTCGGCATCGCCGACAAGGGCTTCGAACTGCGGGCCGTGTGCCGGGACGCCGACGGGAACGTCATCGGCACCGGCTCCGCCCCCAACGGCCACATCCAGTGGATGGGCGGCGACCTCCCCGAGGGCGTGACCCACGAGACCCTGCGCACCGTCGAGCTGACCGGCACCTTCACCCCGCGCGACACCGGCCCGCACACCTTCGGCATCAAGGGCATCGGCGCGTTCAAGCTCACGATCGACGGCACGACGTACTACGACGACGTCGAGCGCCCCGCCAAGGCGGACCCCTTCGCCGCCTTCTTCGGCGCTCCCGTCCCCCGCGCCCAGCCCGAACTCACCGCCGGCGCACCGGTCGAGGTCTCCCTCACCCACGTCGTCGAGTTCCCCGAGGGCGCCCCGCTGAGGGTCGTCGGCTTCACCCTCGCGCACCAGGAGCCGCAGCGCGACCCCGACGAGCTGATCGCCGAAGCCGTCGAGGCCGCCCGCACCGCCGACACGGCCGTCGTCGTGGTCGCCACCACCGACCGCGTCGAGTCCGAGGGCTTCGACCGCACGGACCTCACCCTGCCCGGCCACCAGGACGACCTGGTCCGCGCCGTCGCCGCCGCCAACCCCAACACCGTCGTGGTCGTCAACTCCGGCTCCCCGGTGGAACTGCCGTGGCGCGAGGACGTCGCCGCGGTGCTGCTCGGCTGGTTCCCCGGCCAGGAGGCCGGCGCGGCACTCGCGGACGTCCTCACCGGCGCCCACGAGCCCGGCGGCCGGCTGCCCACCACCTGGGGCTCCCTGACCGACGCCCCGGTCACCCAGGTAGTGCCCTCGGCCGGCGAACTCCCGTACGACGAGGGCGTCTTCATCGGCTACCGCGCCTGGGAGAAGGAGGGCCGGGTCCCGTCGTACCCCTTCGGGCACGGCCTCGGCTACACCGAGTGGACCTACGAGTCCGTCAAGGTCGAGGGGACCACGGTCACGGTCCGCCTCCGCAACTCCGGCGAGCGTGCGGGGCGCGAGGTCGTGCAGGTCTACCTGGCGCCGGCCGAGCCCGGCACCGACCGCCCGGCGCGCGGACTGGCCGGATTCGCGGGCGTGGCGGCGGGGCCCGGCGAGACGGCCGAGGCCGTCATCGAACTTCCGCGCCGCGCTTTCGAGATGTGGGACGAGCAGACCAATTCGTGGACGTTTGTGAAGGGTTCGTACGAGATCCAGGTGGGCCGCTCGATCGCCGACCGTCGGGTGACGGCGACGATTAACGTCTGA
- a CDS encoding aldose epimerase family protein, which yields MSEHFGTLSDGTPVHRWTLERAGLRVRVLSYGGIVQSLEVPDREGHAASVVLGFAGLEGYVSHPGPYLGALIGRYANRIAHGRFPLDGLTYALDPNDPPNSLHGGARGFDKRVWEMTPVEHGVRLSRVSRHGEEGFPGQLEVSATYSLSSDGALRIAYEAVTDAPTVVNLTNHSYFNLAGAGSGSASGHELRLAASRYTPVDADLIPTGDLDEVAGTRFDFRRTRKVGAGYDHNFVLDKGVTGAAEEVAELYDPSTGRALRVATTEPGLQLYTAEHLTEPFAPGDGIALETQHFPDSPNRPEFPSTVLRPGEVFRSETVYGFSVR from the coding sequence ATGAGCGAACACTTCGGCACACTTTCCGACGGCACCCCGGTCCACCGCTGGACGCTGGAGCGCGCGGGCCTGCGGGTACGGGTGCTGTCGTACGGCGGGATCGTGCAGTCGCTGGAGGTGCCGGACCGGGAGGGGCACGCCGCGAGCGTGGTGCTGGGGTTCGCCGGCCTGGAGGGCTATGTGTCGCACCCGGGGCCCTATCTCGGCGCCCTGATCGGGCGGTACGCCAACCGGATCGCGCACGGCCGCTTCCCGCTGGACGGCCTGACGTACGCGCTCGACCCCAACGACCCGCCCAACTCCCTGCACGGCGGCGCACGCGGCTTCGACAAGCGGGTGTGGGAGATGACGCCGGTCGAGCACGGTGTGCGCCTGAGCCGGGTCAGCAGGCATGGCGAGGAGGGCTTCCCGGGGCAGCTGGAGGTCTCGGCGACCTACTCCCTGTCGTCCGACGGGGCGCTGCGGATCGCGTACGAGGCGGTGACGGACGCGCCGACCGTGGTGAACCTGACCAACCACAGCTACTTCAACCTCGCCGGAGCGGGTTCGGGCAGCGCGAGCGGCCATGAACTGCGGCTGGCCGCCTCCCGGTACACCCCGGTCGACGCGGACCTGATCCCGACCGGCGACCTGGACGAGGTCGCCGGCACCCGCTTCGACTTCCGCCGGACCAGGAAGGTCGGCGCCGGGTACGACCACAACTTCGTGCTGGACAAGGGGGTGACGGGAGCTGCGGAGGAGGTCGCCGAGCTGTACGACCCGTCGACCGGGCGGGCGCTGAGGGTGGCGACCACCGAGCCCGGGCTCCAGCTGTACACCGCCGAGCATCTGACCGAGCCCTTCGCCCCGGGCGACGGCATCGCGCTGGAGACCCAGCACTTCCCCGACTCCCCGAACCGGCCGGAGTTCCCGAGCACGGTGCTGCGGCCGGGCGAGGTGTTCCGGTCGGAGACGGTGTACGGCTTCTCCGTCCGTTAG
- a CDS encoding SGNH/GDSL hydrolase family protein: protein MRKRRHLSRAVLAAVTTAVLGVAGCDAIGGNSPEPSGSDAPSARPKPTPTWDRSPASVAAVGDSITTGFDACSVLSDCPEVSWATGSSPRVDSLAVRLLGRAKAAERSWNYAVTGARMADVPGQMAQAVTRRPELVAVMAGANDACRDTTAAMTSVADFRTQFEDAMGTLREALPKAQVYVASVPNLMRLWEQGRTSPMGKQVWKLGICPSMLGDADSLTAAANQRRETVQERVEAYNDVLEQVCAKDRRCRFDDGAVYEFRFGGKQLSQWDWFHPSVNGQARLAEIAYRTVTN, encoded by the coding sequence ATGCGGAAGCGGCGGCACCTCTCGCGCGCTGTCCTCGCCGCCGTGACCACGGCCGTGCTGGGCGTGGCCGGTTGTGACGCCATCGGCGGCAACTCCCCGGAGCCGTCCGGCAGCGACGCGCCGAGTGCGCGGCCGAAGCCGACTCCGACCTGGGACCGCAGCCCTGCCTCGGTCGCGGCCGTGGGCGACTCCATCACGACCGGTTTCGACGCCTGTTCGGTCCTGTCGGACTGCCCCGAGGTCTCCTGGGCGACCGGCAGCAGTCCCCGCGTCGACAGTCTCGCCGTCAGGCTGCTGGGCAGGGCGAAGGCGGCGGAGCGGAGCTGGAACTACGCGGTGACCGGGGCGCGGATGGCCGACGTGCCCGGGCAGATGGCGCAGGCGGTGACACGCCGGCCGGAGTTGGTGGCGGTGATGGCGGGGGCGAACGACGCCTGCCGGGACACGACCGCCGCGATGACCTCGGTGGCCGACTTCCGGACGCAGTTCGAGGACGCGATGGGCACGCTGCGCGAAGCGCTGCCGAAGGCCCAGGTCTACGTCGCAAGCGTGCCGAATCTGATGCGGCTGTGGGAGCAGGGCCGTACGAGCCCGATGGGCAAGCAGGTCTGGAAGCTCGGCATCTGCCCGTCGATGCTGGGCGACGCCGACTCCCTGACCGCGGCGGCGAACCAGCGGCGCGAGACGGTGCAGGAGCGGGTCGAGGCGTACAACGACGTGCTGGAGCAGGTCTGTGCGAAGGACCGCCGCTGCCGGTTCGACGACGGCGCGGTGTACGAGTTCCGCTTCGGCGGCAAGCAGCTGAGCCAGTGGGACTGGTTCCATCCGAGTGTCAACGGCCAGGCACGGCTTGCCGAGATCGCCTACCGGACCGTCACGAACTAG
- a CDS encoding DUF3145 domain-containing protein: MTTRGVLYVHSAPRALCPHVEWAVAGVLGTRVNLDWIRQPAAPGTWRSEFSWQAEAGTASKLASALRGWHLLRFEVTAEPCPTAEGERYSCTPDLGIFHAVTGIHGDILIPEDRLRAALTRSQHGETDLEAEIAKLLGKPWDDELEPFRYAGEGAPVRWLHQVV; encoded by the coding sequence GTGACGACACGTGGAGTTCTGTACGTGCACTCCGCGCCGCGCGCGCTGTGCCCGCATGTCGAGTGGGCCGTCGCCGGGGTGCTCGGCACGCGCGTCAACCTCGACTGGATCCGGCAGCCGGCCGCGCCCGGCACCTGGCGCTCGGAGTTCTCCTGGCAGGCCGAGGCGGGTACCGCCTCCAAGCTGGCCTCCGCCCTGCGCGGCTGGCACCTCCTGCGCTTCGAGGTCACGGCCGAGCCCTGCCCCACCGCCGAGGGCGAGCGCTACAGCTGCACCCCCGACCTGGGCATCTTCCACGCCGTCACCGGCATCCACGGCGACATCCTCATCCCGGAGGACCGCCTGCGCGCCGCCCTGACCCGCTCCCAGCACGGCGAGACGGACCTGGAGGCAGAGATCGCCAAGCTCCTGGGCAAGCCGTGGGACGACGAGTTGGAGCCGTTCCGGTACGCGGGTGAGGGAGCGCCGGTGCGCTGGTTGCACCAGGTGGTCTGA
- the fabF gene encoding beta-ketoacyl-ACP synthase II, translated as MSSTNRTVVVTGIGATTPLGGDATSTWEGLIAGRSGVKPLEQDWAADQAVRIAAPVAVEPTEVIPRPQARRLDRSAQFALIAAQEAWKDAGFAAKAGEDTTVDPDRLGAVIASGIGGVTTLLDQYDVLKEKGVRRVSPHTVPMLMPNSPSANVGLLVGARAGVHTPVSACASGAEAIGYAIEMIRSGRADVVVAGGTEAAIHPLPIAAFGNMMAMSKNNENPQGASRPYDVARDGFVLGEGAGVIVLESAEHAAKRGARVYAEAVGQGISADAHDIVQPEPEGRGISHALQNLLDRNDLDPAEIVHVNAHATSTPAGDIAELKALRKVFGDDADHMAVSATKSMTGHLLGGAGGVETVATVLALYHRVAPPTINVENLDPEAEANADVVRGEARKLPVEGRIAALNDSFGFGGHNVVLAFRTV; from the coding sequence GTGAGCTCGACCAATCGCACCGTGGTCGTCACCGGTATCGGCGCAACCACACCGCTGGGTGGCGACGCAACCTCTACCTGGGAGGGCCTGATCGCCGGACGTTCCGGTGTCAAGCCCCTGGAGCAGGACTGGGCCGCCGACCAGGCGGTCCGTATCGCCGCGCCGGTCGCGGTGGAGCCGACCGAGGTCATCCCGCGGCCGCAGGCCCGCCGACTGGACCGCTCGGCGCAGTTCGCGCTGATCGCCGCGCAGGAGGCCTGGAAGGACGCCGGCTTCGCGGCGAAGGCCGGGGAGGACACCACTGTCGACCCGGACCGCCTCGGTGCTGTCATCGCCTCCGGCATCGGCGGCGTGACGACCCTGCTCGACCAGTACGACGTGCTCAAGGAGAAGGGCGTCCGCCGCGTCTCCCCGCACACCGTCCCCATGCTGATGCCGAACAGCCCGTCCGCGAATGTGGGTCTGCTGGTGGGCGCCCGCGCGGGTGTGCACACGCCGGTCTCCGCCTGCGCGTCGGGCGCCGAGGCCATCGGCTACGCCATCGAGATGATCCGCTCCGGCCGCGCCGACGTCGTCGTCGCGGGTGGCACGGAGGCGGCGATCCACCCGCTGCCGATCGCCGCGTTCGGCAACATGATGGCGATGTCCAAGAACAACGAGAACCCGCAGGGTGCGTCGCGTCCCTACGACGTCGCCCGCGACGGCTTCGTCCTCGGTGAGGGCGCCGGCGTGATCGTCCTGGAGTCCGCCGAGCACGCGGCCAAGCGCGGTGCCCGCGTGTACGCCGAGGCGGTCGGGCAGGGCATCTCCGCCGACGCGCACGACATCGTGCAGCCGGAGCCCGAGGGCCGCGGCATCTCGCACGCGCTGCAGAACCTGCTGGACCGCAACGACCTGGACCCGGCGGAGATCGTGCACGTCAACGCGCACGCGACGTCGACGCCGGCCGGTGACATCGCTGAGCTCAAGGCGCTGCGGAAGGTGTTCGGCGACGACGCCGACCACATGGCGGTGTCCGCGACGAAGTCGATGACCGGGCATCTGCTCGGTGGCGCCGGTGGCGTCGAGACGGTGGCGACGGTGCTCGCGCTGTACCACCGGGTCGCTCCGCCGACCATCAACGTCGAGAACCTCGACCCGGAGGCCGAGGCGAACGCCGACGTCGTCCGCGGTGAGGCGCGCAAGCTGCCCGTCGAGGGCCGGATCGCCGCGCTGAACGACTCGTTCGGCTTCGGCGGCCACAACGTGGTGCTGGCGTTCAGGACCGTCTGA
- a CDS encoding acyl carrier protein yields the protein MAATQEEIVAGLADIVNEIAGIPVEDVQLDKSFTDDLDVDSLSMVEVVVAAEERFDVKIPDEDVKNLKTVGDATDYILKHQG from the coding sequence ATGGCCGCCACTCAGGAAGAGATCGTCGCCGGTCTCGCCGACATCGTGAACGAGATCGCCGGCATCCCGGTTGAGGACGTCCAGCTGGACAAGTCCTTCACCGACGACCTGGACGTCGACTCGCTGTCCATGGTCGAGGTCGTCGTCGCCGCCGAAGAGCGCTTCGACGTGAAGATCCCGGACGAGGACGTCAAGAACCTCAAGACCGTGGGCGACGCGACCGACTACATCCTCAAGCACCAGGGCTGA
- a CDS encoding ketoacyl-ACP synthase III: MAKLKPSKGAPYARILGVGGYRPTRVVPNEVILEKIDSSDEWIRSRSGIETRHWANDEETVAAMSIEASGKAIADAGIAAEQIGGVIVSTVSNFRQTPAVATEIADKLGTNKAAAFDISAGCAGFGYGLTLAKGMIVEGSAEYVLVIGVERLSDLTDLEDRATAFLFGDGAGAVVVGPSQEPHIGPTVWGSEGDKSETIKQTVPWDQFRIGDVSKLPLDSEGNVKFPAITQEGQAVFRWAVFEMAKVAQQALDAAGITSDDLDVFIPHQANERIIDSMVKTLKLPEHVTVARDVRTTGNTSAASIPLAMERLLATGEAKSGDTALVIGFGAGLVYAATVVTLP; this comes from the coding sequence ATGGCGAAGCTGAAGCCCAGCAAGGGCGCCCCGTACGCGCGCATCCTCGGCGTCGGCGGCTACCGTCCGACCCGGGTCGTGCCCAACGAGGTGATCCTGGAGAAGATCGACTCGTCCGACGAGTGGATCCGTTCGCGCTCCGGCATCGAGACGCGGCACTGGGCGAACGACGAGGAGACCGTCGCCGCGATGTCGATCGAGGCGTCCGGCAAGGCGATCGCCGACGCGGGGATCGCCGCCGAGCAGATCGGCGGCGTGATCGTCTCGACCGTGTCGAACTTCCGGCAGACCCCGGCCGTCGCGACCGAGATCGCCGACAAGCTCGGCACGAACAAGGCCGCCGCCTTCGACATCTCGGCCGGCTGCGCGGGCTTCGGCTACGGCCTGACCCTCGCCAAGGGCATGATCGTCGAGGGTTCCGCCGAGTACGTCCTCGTCATCGGCGTGGAGCGACTGTCCGACCTCACCGACCTGGAGGACCGTGCGACGGCCTTCCTGTTCGGCGACGGCGCCGGGGCGGTCGTGGTCGGTCCCTCCCAGGAGCCGCACATCGGCCCGACCGTGTGGGGCTCGGAGGGCGACAAGTCCGAGACGATCAAGCAGACGGTGCCGTGGGACCAGTTCCGGATCGGCGATGTCTCCAAGCTTCCGCTGGACAGCGAGGGCAACGTCAAGTTCCCCGCGATCACGCAGGAGGGCCAGGCGGTGTTCCGCTGGGCCGTGTTCGAGATGGCGAAGGTGGCCCAGCAGGCGCTGGACGCGGCCGGAATCACCTCGGACGACCTGGACGTCTTCATTCCGCACCAGGCCAACGAGCGGATCATCGACTCGATGGTGAAGACACTGAAGCTGCCGGAGCACGTCACGGTCGCCCGCGACGTACGCACCACCGGCAACACCTCGGCCGCCTCGATTCCGCTCGCGATGGAGCGGCTCCTGGCGACCGGTGAGGCGAAGAGCGGCGACACCGCACTAGTCATCGGATTCGGGGCGGGTCTCGTTTACGCCGCCACGGTCGTTACTCTCCCCTAG